From a single Crateriforma spongiae genomic region:
- a CDS encoding lysophospholipid acyltransferase family protein has protein sequence MQAWKRQATDAAAYLLVRLLVSVVQVLPADMGDRMCRVLAWLLTGPIKIRYRVTRENIRRVFPDATEEEAAALMRSMWHSLLLMGCEIAWAQRRLHLCNWPRHIRFRQNRAMLRILLGRRPTVTVTGHFGNFEIGGYLIGLMGFQTTSIARRLDNQFIDAWVKRFRSAKGQHLVDKEGSAPEVERLLRSGGALSLLADQHAGDKGCWVNFLGTPASCHKALALFTLSSGAPMLAAYTRRIDGQPMRFESGCVGVADPADDPGKVCASVQTLTRWYNARLAEAIDMSVEQYWWLHRRWRQPPPKIAKRLQKAAMTQAA, from the coding sequence TTTCGGTCGTTCAGGTATTGCCGGCCGACATGGGTGATCGAATGTGTCGGGTTCTGGCCTGGTTGTTGACCGGCCCGATCAAGATTCGCTATCGCGTCACGCGTGAAAACATCCGCCGTGTCTTTCCCGACGCCACCGAGGAGGAAGCCGCAGCGTTGATGCGGTCGATGTGGCATTCGCTGTTGTTGATGGGGTGCGAAATAGCCTGGGCTCAGCGTCGATTGCACCTGTGCAACTGGCCCCGTCACATTCGTTTTCGCCAGAACCGCGCGATGTTGCGAATTTTGTTGGGACGACGACCCACGGTGACGGTCACCGGGCACTTCGGGAACTTTGAAATCGGTGGCTACTTGATCGGGTTGATGGGCTTTCAAACCACGTCGATCGCGCGGCGGCTGGACAACCAATTCATCGATGCTTGGGTCAAGCGTTTTCGCAGTGCAAAGGGCCAGCACTTGGTCGATAAGGAAGGCAGCGCACCGGAGGTCGAACGGTTGCTTCGCAGCGGTGGGGCGTTGTCACTGTTGGCCGACCAACACGCGGGTGACAAAGGATGCTGGGTGAATTTTCTAGGCACCCCCGCTTCTTGTCACAAAGCCTTAGCGTTGTTCACGTTGTCATCGGGGGCCCCGATGTTGGCTGCTTACACGCGACGCATCGACGGACAACCAATGAGGTTCGAATCGGGATGCGTCGGCGTCGCTGATCCGGCCGACGATCCGGGCAAGGTCTGTGCAAGCGTGCAGACGCTGACTCGCTGGTACAACGCGCGGTTGGCCGAAGCGATCGACATGTCGGTGGAACAATACTGGTGGTTGCACCGACGCTGGCGTCAGCCGCCGCCAAAAATCGCCAAACGGCTGCAGAAAGCTGCGATGACACAGGCCGCATAG
- a CDS encoding bifunctional 5,10-methylenetetrahydrofolate dehydrogenase/5,10-methenyltetrahydrofolate cyclohydrolase: MTATLLNGKQIAQEIRAEIAEQVRRRVQAGKSQPKLCAILVGDDPASQVYVRNKERACEKAGIAGTVDRLPATTTGTELLARIEQLNHDPTVHGILVQLPLPKSESSADPLDERRVLDAVSPLKDVDAFSPVNVGLLMQGRPRFLPCTPHGVVQLLHRCDRPVAGKHVVVIGRSDIVGKPIASMLSQRTNMANQGDAEGGRDVANATVTIAHSRTENLADVVRQADCVIAAVGIPKLVTADMIRPGATVVDVGINRVDDKLVGDVDFEGVKEVAGAITPVPGGVGPLTIAMLLHNTVKAAELADG; this comes from the coding sequence ATGACCGCAACGCTTCTGAACGGAAAACAGATCGCACAGGAGATTCGAGCCGAAATCGCCGAACAGGTTCGCCGGCGTGTTCAGGCGGGGAAATCGCAGCCCAAGCTGTGCGCGATCCTGGTGGGGGACGATCCCGCCAGCCAGGTGTACGTCCGCAACAAGGAACGGGCCTGCGAAAAAGCGGGAATTGCGGGCACGGTCGACCGATTGCCCGCCACCACCACCGGCACCGAACTGCTGGCGCGGATCGAACAACTGAACCACGATCCCACCGTACACGGCATCCTGGTCCAATTGCCGTTGCCCAAATCCGAATCGTCGGCCGATCCACTGGACGAACGACGGGTATTGGACGCCGTTTCGCCGCTGAAGGACGTGGACGCATTCAGCCCCGTCAACGTGGGATTGCTGATGCAGGGGCGGCCGCGTTTTCTGCCTTGCACCCCGCACGGCGTCGTCCAACTGCTGCATCGCTGTGACCGCCCCGTCGCAGGCAAACACGTCGTCGTGATCGGACGCAGCGATATCGTCGGCAAACCCATCGCGTCGATGCTGTCACAGCGAACGAACATGGCCAATCAAGGCGACGCGGAAGGCGGCCGAGACGTGGCCAACGCCACGGTGACAATCGCACACAGCCGGACGGAAAACCTTGCCGACGTTGTCCGCCAAGCCGACTGTGTCATCGCAGCAGTGGGCATCCCAAAGCTGGTGACCGCCGACATGATCCGTCCCGGTGCGACGGTCGTGGACGTCGGCATCAATCGAGTCGACGACAAGCTGGTCGGCGACGTCGACTTTGAAGGCGTCAAAGAAGTCGCCGGCGCGATCACACCTGTTCCCGGCGGCGTCGGACCATTGACCATCGCCATGCTGCTGCACAACACGGTCAAAGCCGCGGAACTGGCCGACGGATAG